The following are encoded together in the Humulus lupulus chromosome 5, drHumLupu1.1, whole genome shotgun sequence genome:
- the LOC133779975 gene encoding uncharacterized protein LOC133779975: protein MRGNKIMEFMEHKLPNWEFYSSPVTEGRLLIVWRKVFVRVTILEESTQYVHCLVKMASQRQAFYVTFVYGFNTIEGRRSLWQGLHRISLSNKAWIILEDFNAPFSGMDRSGGKPVSGLELADSLQWLADTHVESLKSIGSYFTWTNNQEGPARIYSKIDHVFMNEDWLDTFPHSTAVFRWEVVSDHCSCVVTILPMEKVDIKLFRFYNFWTDHPGFKEVVMSSWRVPIKATGLRAIYLKTMKLKHRLKKFNRDNIGDIGLNYHLAKEAYQEAQFQAQSHPRDYSLQEVVKVAAEAFTVQEHIAENGIATYISEQGRLIDNFHDVVSHFLHETTLSLVPKVTNPSRAIDYRPIACCSTLYKCIDKLLCSRIALVLHDLIQLNQGAFIRGHSIAHNIMIFQDLIKNYGRTSTSPRCAIKIDLSKAYDTVDWQFLEDLLRALCFPMKFIGWIMACLKNTSYSLLMNGRVQGSFKGKKGLRQGDPMSPLLFVLIMEYLTRSLQLAAQNSKFRFHPMCKSLKLLNADDLILFCKGTRSAVSIFKEVLVKFSAATGLSINANKSHIFFGGVIATERRIIAQEIQLPEGSFPLNKHLSFAGQMLLIHSVLFGLHNYWMSIFVLPQSIVKEVEKLCRGFLWGISGNRSKLHIASWQQVCLPKVYGGLGFRDGANRNRAILAKYIWTISKKPDILWVKWINAIYLKGFNFWNYTLKPDNSWYWRKLCHLRGKFSQTEFLDAGVPRRFKPSKLYNSTLNQQLMGYHQAVWCKLTLPKHRFLLW, encoded by the exons ATGAGGGGGAACAAAATTATGGAGTTCATGGAGCATAAACTTCCTAACTGGGAGTTTTACTCTAGTCCGGTTACTGAGGGTAGACTTCTGATAGTTTGGAGGAAGGTTTTTGTGAGGGTTACCATTCTAGAAGAATCTACTCAGTATGTTCATTGTTTGGTCAAAATGGCTAGTCAAAGGCAAGCTTTTTATGTCACATTTGTCTATGGTTTCAATACGATAGAGGGAAGGAGGAGTTTATGGCAAGGGTTACACAGGATATCACTCTCTAATAAAGCTTGGATTATTTTAGAGGATTTCAATGCCCCTTTCTCAGGTATGGACAGATCTGGTGGGAAACCGGTTTCAGGTTTGGAATTGGCTGATTCTCTCCAATGGCTTGCTGATACTCATGTTGAGTCTCTTAAGAGTATTGGTTCCTATTTCACTTGGACAAATAACCAAGAAGGTCCAGCTAGAATCTATTCAAAAATTGACCATGTGTTCATGAATGAGGATTGGCTTGATACCTTTCCTCATTCTACAGCTGTGTTTAGATGGGAAGTAGTTTCAGATCATTGCTCGTGTGTTGTTACTATCTTGCCTATGGAGAAGGTGGATATCAAGCTGTTTAGATTTTACAATTTTTGGACAGACCATCCTGGTTTCAAAGAAGTGGTTATGAGTAGTTGGAGGGTCCCTATTAAGGCGACTGGTTTAAGGGCTATATACTTAAAGACAATGAAGCTGAAGCAtagattaaaaaaatttaatagagATAACATTGGTGACATAGGTTTGAACTATCACTTAGCTAAGGAGGCTTATCAGGAAGCTCAATTTCAAGCTCAATCTCATCCTCGAGACTATAGCTTGCAAGAGGTAGTGAAAGTAGCTGCTGAAGCTTTCACTGTTCAGGAGCATAT AGCTGAAAATGGTATTGCAACCTATATTAGTGAGCAAGGTAGATTgatagataattttcatgatgtaGTGTCTCACTTT CTTCATGAAACTACTCTATCATTGGTCCCTAAAGTCACTAATCCATCTCGGGCAATAGACTACAGACCTATAGCTTGTTGTTCTACATTATACAAGTGTATAGACAAACTGTTATGTTCTCGTATAGCTTTAGTCCTTCATGATCTCATTCAGCTGAACCAAGGAGCCTTTATTAGGGGTCATTCAATTGCTCATAACATCATGATATTTCAAGATCTTATCAAGAACTATGGGAGGACCTCTACTTCGCCTAGATGTGCTATTAAGATAGATTTAAGCAAAGCTTATGATACAGTCGATTGGCAGTTTCTTGAGGATCTTTTAAGGGCCCTTTGTTTTCCTATGAAATTTATAGGTTGGATTATGGCCTGCTTGAAAAATACTTCTTACTCTTTGCTTATGAATGGTAGAGTTCAAGGAAGTTTTAAGGGTAAGAAGGGGCTGCGTCAGGGTGATCCTATGTCTCCCCTTCTGTTTGTGCTTATCATGGAGTATTTGACTAGGAGCCTTCAACTAGCAGCTCAGAATTCTAAATTTAGATTTCACCCCATGTGTAAGAGCCTTAAGCTTCTCAATGCTGatgatttgattttattttgtaaaGGAACTCGTTCTGCTGTTAGCATTTTCAAAGAGGTTCTAGTGAAGTTTAGTGCTGCAACTGGTCTCTCTATAAATGCTAATAAGTCTCATATTTTCTTTGGAGGAGTCATTGCCACTGAGAGAAGGATTATTGCCCAAGAGATTCAATTACCTGAAGGATCCTTTCCTCTTAA CAAGCATCTGTCATTTGCAGGCCAAATGCTTCTCATTCACTCTGTTCTGTTTGGGCTTCATAATTACTGGATGAGTATCTTTGTGTTACCTCAGAGTATTGTTAAGGAAGTTGAGAAACTTTGCCGTGGTTTTCtgtggggtatttctgggaacagGAGCAAGCTTCATATTGCTTCATGGCAGCAGGTTTGTCTCCCTAAAGTTTATGGGGGTCTCGGTTTCAGGGATGGGGCCAATAGGAATAGAGCCATCTTAGCTAAATATATTTGGACCATTTCTAAAAAACCTGATATTCTGTGGGTCAAATGGATCAATGCTATCTATCTAAAAGGCTTCAATTTCTGGAATTACACTTTGAAACCAGATAacagttggtattggaggaagttaTGCCATTTAAGGGGAAAATTCAGTCAGACAGAGTTCCTTGATGCTGGGGTTCCAAGGAGATTTAAGCCTTCGAAACTGTACAACAGCACTCTAAATCAGCAGCTGATGGGCTATCATCAAGCAGTTTGGTGTAAGCTTACTCTTCCTAAGCATCGATTTCTTCTTTGGTAG
- the LOC133778222 gene encoding 36.4 kDa proline-rich protein-like, whose translation MGFVKLPAVFFIFLIFMVISLPPIQACVPCKQPHPPEPPYHRPGQPKHPPGHKNPPHHGGGGGGGGGGGRGGGGGGGGGGGGKGGEGGKGGKGGSGGGGGKGGEGGKGGKGGSGGGGGGGHPRAPPHTKPSPVIPPPVIISPPIVNPPVINPPVTIPPPLTPNPPYTPPSSPGSGGGGGGGGSAPGQGPSPPAPQTCPIDALKLGLCVDVLGGLVHIGLGDPVENTCCPVLGGLLELEAAICLCTAIRIKLLNLNIFIPLALQALITCGKTPPPGFICPPIQ comes from the coding sequence ATGGGTTTCGTTAAGCTACCCGCCGTATTTTTCATCTTCTTGATCTTCATGGTAATATCACTACCACCCATCCAAGCTTGTGTTCCCTGTAAGCAGCCACATCCTCCTGAACCACCTTACCACCGCCCAGGCCAGCCCAAACACCCACCGGGTCATAAAAATCCACCACACcatggtggaggaggaggtggaggtggtggtggtggtagaggtggaggaggaggtgggggaggtggaggaggaggtaaaGGTGGTGAAGGCGGGAAAGGAGGGAAAGGAGGGAGCGGCGGAGGAGGCGGTAAAGGCGGTGAAGGCGGGAAAGGAGGGAAAGGAGGGAGCGGTGGAGGAGGCGGCGGTGGTCATCCCAGAGCACCACCTCATACGAAACCATCACCAGTGATCCCTCCGCCGGTTATAATATCCCCACCTATCGTAAACCCTCCTGTTATTAACCCTCCAGTGACAATCCCACCTCCTTTAACTCCCAACCCACCATACACTCCTCCATCATCACCCGGTAGCGGAGGAGGAGGCGGCGGTGGAGGAAGTGCTCCCGGCCAGGGTCCTTCTCCGCCTGCACCACAAACATGTCCAATCGATGCCCTAAAGTTAGGGCTTTGTGTGGACGTGCTTGGTGGGTTGGTTCATATTGGTTTGGGAGACCCAGTTGAGAATACTTGTTGTCCTGTACTTGGAGGACTTCTTGAGCTTGAAGCGGCCATTTGCCTTTGCACTGCCATAAGGATTAAGCTTCTTAACTTAAACATATTCATTCCTCTTGCTCTTCAAGCACTAATCACATGTGGAAAGACTCCTCCTCCTGGTTTCATTTGCCCTCCTATCCAGTGA